One Desulfobulbus propionicus DSM 2032 DNA segment encodes these proteins:
- the nrfA gene encoding ammonia-forming cytochrome c nitrite reductase: protein MKKSPIIFTLCVLVTVPMVLLTMSIRENKAEQQAIGAVPAIKENETRASEWGKHYPRQYDTYMQTRKSDEIGDVLKDDPAIVVLWAGYAFSKDYNKPRGHYYALEDNINTLRTGAPVDKKTGPQPTACWTCKSPDVPRLIKRDGEMEFFTGKWAKYGDEVVNPIGCGDCHDSKTMKLTLTREHLKRGLDAEGSLKVADITHQDMRSLVCAQCHAEYYFKKTEWEDKGEKKTAAVVTYPWAKGFSPEQIEQYYDGYGFTDWTHQLSKAPMLKAQHPDYETFVTGVHARNGLACADCHMPYMREGGVKYSSHKVGSPLDNIGNTCLNCHKGTEKEFKETVELKLARKNELARQATDILARAHLEAAKAWELGATEEEMKPALQDIRAGQWRWDYAVAGHGAFFHAPEETLRTLANAISKGQDARLKLRIVLAKHNAADYVAPDFSTKEKAQTLIGLDMPKLIEEKKTFLNTLKQEWFKESEAKGLYDPASRKDMVLKTSY from the coding sequence ATGAAAAAATCACCCATTATCTTCACGCTCTGCGTCCTCGTCACCGTGCCGATGGTGCTGTTGACCATGTCCATCAGGGAGAATAAGGCGGAACAGCAGGCCATAGGCGCGGTTCCGGCCATCAAGGAGAACGAGACCCGCGCCTCTGAGTGGGGTAAGCATTACCCCCGACAGTACGACACCTATATGCAGACCAGGAAGAGCGATGAGATCGGCGACGTGCTCAAGGATGACCCGGCCATCGTTGTTCTCTGGGCAGGGTATGCCTTTTCCAAGGACTACAACAAGCCGCGCGGTCACTATTACGCCCTGGAAGATAACATCAACACCCTGCGTACCGGCGCGCCGGTGGACAAAAAGACCGGACCCCAGCCAACCGCCTGCTGGACTTGTAAATCCCCCGATGTCCCCCGCCTGATCAAGCGTGACGGCGAGATGGAATTTTTCACCGGCAAATGGGCCAAGTACGGCGACGAGGTGGTTAACCCCATTGGTTGCGGCGACTGCCATGACAGCAAGACCATGAAGCTGACCCTGACCCGTGAGCATCTCAAGCGTGGTCTCGATGCCGAGGGCAGCCTGAAGGTGGCGGACATTACCCATCAGGACATGCGTTCTTTGGTCTGCGCCCAATGCCACGCCGAATACTACTTCAAGAAGACCGAGTGGGAGGATAAGGGCGAAAAGAAGACCGCCGCCGTGGTCACCTACCCGTGGGCCAAGGGATTCTCGCCCGAGCAGATCGAGCAGTATTATGATGGCTACGGATTCACCGACTGGACCCATCAGTTGAGCAAGGCGCCGATGCTCAAGGCTCAACATCCCGACTACGAAACCTTTGTCACCGGCGTGCATGCCCGCAACGGTCTGGCCTGCGCCGACTGTCACATGCCCTATATGCGTGAAGGCGGGGTGAAGTATTCCAGCCACAAGGTCGGCAGTCCGCTGGACAACATCGGCAACACCTGCCTCAACTGCCATAAGGGCACGGAGAAGGAGTTCAAGGAGACTGTCGAACTGAAGCTGGCACGCAAGAACGAGCTGGCCCGGCAGGCAACGGATATTCTTGCCAGGGCGCATCTCGAGGCAGCCAAGGCCTGGGAACTGGGCGCCACGGAGGAAGAAATGAAGCCTGCCCTCCAGGACATTCGCGCCGGCCAGTGGCGTTGGGATTATGCCGTCGCCGGGCACGGCGCATTCTTCCACGCACCGGAAGAGACCCTGCGGACTCTGGCCAACGCCATCAGCAAAGGACAGGATGCCCGCCTGAAACTGCGCATCGTCCTGGCCAAACATAATGCCGCCGATTATGTCGCCCCCGACTTCTCCACCAAGGAAAAGGCGCAGACGCTCATCGGCCTCGACATGCCCAAGCTGATCGAGGAGAAGAAAACCTTCCTCAATACGCTCAAGCAGGAGTGGTTCAAGGAAAGCGAGGCCAAGGGGCTTTACGATCCCGCATCGCGCAAGGATATGGTGCTGAAGACCTCCTATTAA
- the nrfH gene encoding cytochrome c nitrite reductase small subunit codes for MKYLAILAVLVVIGVFANLVHESKALSYLSSDPKVCINCHPMNTHYETWQHSSHRARATCVDCHLPRDTFVNKVLAKARDGYRHSVAMTFKTYGYNLRISDDAAKRIQDNCISCHKELVSQMLANSALYEKVEDRTVQMGRRCWECHRGLPHGTMRNLTATQNTFSVKVF; via the coding sequence ATGAAATATCTCGCCATACTTGCCGTTCTTGTGGTTATCGGCGTGTTCGCCAACCTGGTGCATGAATCCAAGGCGCTTTCCTATCTATCCAGCGATCCCAAGGTCTGCATCAACTGTCATCCCATGAATACCCATTACGAAACCTGGCAGCACAGTTCCCATCGGGCGAGAGCAACCTGTGTTGACTGCCACCTGCCGCGCGATACCTTTGTCAACAAGGTGCTGGCCAAGGCGCGTGACGGCTATCGTCATTCCGTGGCCATGACCTTCAAGACCTACGGCTACAACCTCCGCATCAGTGATGATGCCGCCAAGAGGATTCAGGACAACTGCATTTCCTGTCACAAGGAGCTTGTTTCCCAGATGCTGGCCAACAGCGCCCTCTATGAAAAGGTCGAAGACCGTACCGTCCAGATGGGGCGGCGGTGCTGGGAGTGTCATCGGGGCCTGCCCCATGGGACCATGCGTAATCTGACGGCAACACAGAATACTTTTTCGGTCAAGGTATTTTAA
- a CDS encoding nitrous oxide-stimulated promoter family protein: MPHLFSSHRLRREARTVEAMIRRYCRDHHGATTEPCPDCRDLLAYAQQRLHHCPFQHRKTTCANCPVHCYKPAQRERIRTVMRHSGPRMLLSHPVLALLHLLDGLRRPRRKP; this comes from the coding sequence ATGCCGCATCTTTTCTCTTCCCATCGCCTGCGGCGCGAGGCCCGCACCGTTGAGGCCATGATCCGCCGCTACTGCCGCGATCACCATGGCGCCACCACCGAACCGTGCCCAGACTGCCGCGATCTCCTGGCCTATGCCCAACAACGACTGCATCACTGTCCGTTTCAGCACCGCAAGACCACCTGCGCCAACTGTCCGGTCCATTGCTACAAACCCGCGCAACGTGAACGCATCCGCACGGTGATGCGACATAGCGGTCCACGGATGCTGTTGTCCCACCCTGTGCTGGCCCTCCTCCATCTGCTCGACGGCCTCCGGCGGCCGAGGCGCAAGCCATAA
- the tatB gene encoding Sec-independent protein translocase protein TatB produces MFGIGLPEMIVIFAVALIVVGPDKLPGLARSLAKGLMEMKKTLNQVKENLTQEGEALDSVQQDLRKTADELREKMIDADPSHWQPASGPADKNDTEAIIDVEAEPVAPVAESTVGSPERAENRPQSARPDATGDTACP; encoded by the coding sequence ATGTTTGGAATCGGCCTCCCGGAAATGATCGTCATCTTCGCCGTTGCCCTGATCGTGGTCGGCCCGGACAAGCTGCCCGGCCTGGCTCGTTCGCTTGCCAAGGGCTTGATGGAGATGAAAAAAACCCTCAATCAGGTCAAGGAGAATCTAACCCAGGAAGGCGAGGCCCTGGACTCGGTGCAGCAGGATCTGCGCAAGACAGCCGACGAACTCCGGGAAAAGATGATCGACGCCGATCCCTCCCATTGGCAACCTGCTTCAGGACCGGCGGACAAGAATGACACGGAAGCAATCATCGACGTGGAAGCCGAGCCGGTTGCCCCAGTGGCCGAATCGACCGTCGGGAGCCCGGAGCGGGCCGAGAACAGGCCGCAGTCTGCGCGGCCGGACGCAACCGGAGACACTGCTTGCCCATGA
- the tatC gene encoding twin-arginine translocase subunit TatC: MMFEALEQFRPHQEELRRRLIHCFLALALTSTVAYLCKDQIAAWCMQPLYQAYPQLGKLVYTKLTEAFLSYLKLSLLVGLIAALPFMLYQCWLFIAPGLLDHEKRTVRAIVLWATLLFAAGGLFAFFIVLPRMLHYFMSYASPTLQPMLKLGLYLTFAARMILAFGIAFEIPFLMVMAIRTRLIQKDHFRKKRLYFYIAIVILAFLLTTGELTATILLSFPLFGLYEAGIIAGGVFGGTTNRPSTEGPSAA; this comes from the coding sequence ATGATGTTCGAGGCTCTGGAGCAGTTCCGACCGCACCAGGAAGAGCTGCGCCGCCGGTTGATCCACTGTTTTCTGGCGTTGGCGCTGACCAGCACCGTTGCCTACCTCTGCAAGGATCAGATCGCGGCCTGGTGCATGCAGCCCCTTTATCAGGCCTATCCGCAACTGGGCAAACTGGTCTACACCAAACTGACCGAGGCCTTTCTCAGCTACCTCAAACTCTCGCTGCTGGTGGGGCTGATCGCGGCTCTGCCGTTCATGCTCTACCAGTGCTGGCTGTTCATCGCCCCCGGCCTGCTTGACCATGAAAAGCGCACCGTCCGTGCCATTGTTCTCTGGGCGACCCTGCTGTTCGCCGCCGGCGGCCTGTTCGCCTTTTTCATCGTCCTGCCCCGCATGCTTCACTACTTCATGAGCTATGCGTCCCCCACCCTACAGCCGATGCTCAAACTCGGGCTCTACCTGACCTTCGCCGCCCGCATGATCCTGGCCTTCGGCATAGCCTTCGAAATCCCCTTTCTCATGGTCATGGCCATCCGTACGCGCCTGATCCAAAAAGATCATTTTCGCAAAAAACGGCTCTATTTTTACATTGCCATCGTCATTCTCGCCTTTCTGCTTACCACCGGTGAGCTGACAGCCACCATCCTGCTCTCCTTCCCCCTGTTCGGCCTCTACGAGGCGGGAATTATCGCCGGCGGCGTGTTCGGCGGCACGACAAACCGCCCATCGACCGAAGGACCTTCTGCGGCCTGA
- a CDS encoding radical SAM protein: MSGAPLARTVGFQPGERNVFFHLLTACNLSCRHCYINPTQHGTATLPLATVLQWLKLFARAERQTTLILLGGEPTLHPQLAAIIKAAKSMRYAVTVDSNGYLFHDLLDRVTPKELDYLSFSLDGPEAPVNDPIRGQGVFTVCTENIRRAVALGFNTSLIYTVSALNIDHLHRMPPLLADLGVRRFFIQVIGLRGNPAVQQPDGASNWQVEPQRWLAVVPQVAEAAARLGIHVVYPKVYLDREEPFQCAGMVAENFFIFPNGRVYQCPLCEDHPIHSYQIEDNRLVHRDGLNEDRFFPLTIPEGCVMNRLLQPDNIAYQPDGTPVHRISCCLLKQEVLPLI, from the coding sequence ATGAGCGGCGCACCGCTTGCCCGCACCGTCGGGTTTCAGCCCGGGGAGCGCAATGTCTTTTTTCATCTGCTCACCGCCTGCAATCTGTCCTGCCGTCACTGCTACATCAATCCGACCCAGCACGGCACCGCCACCCTGCCGCTTGCCACCGTGCTCCAGTGGCTCAAGCTCTTCGCCCGCGCCGAGCGCCAGACCACTCTCATCCTTCTGGGCGGCGAACCGACCCTCCATCCGCAGCTGGCCGCCATCATCAAGGCCGCCAAATCAATGCGCTATGCGGTGACCGTGGATTCCAACGGCTACCTGTTCCATGACCTGCTCGACCGGGTCACTCCCAAGGAACTGGATTACCTCAGCTTCAGTCTCGATGGGCCGGAGGCTCCGGTCAACGATCCGATCCGCGGCCAGGGAGTGTTCACGGTCTGCACGGAAAATATTCGTCGGGCCGTGGCCTTGGGATTCAACACCAGCCTGATCTATACCGTGTCCGCGCTCAACATCGATCATCTGCACCGTATGCCCCCCTTGCTGGCCGATTTGGGCGTGCGCCGCTTCTTCATCCAGGTGATCGGCCTGCGCGGCAACCCGGCGGTGCAGCAGCCGGACGGGGCGAGCAACTGGCAGGTCGAGCCTCAGCGGTGGCTGGCCGTGGTGCCGCAGGTGGCCGAGGCCGCCGCCCGTCTGGGCATCCACGTGGTCTATCCCAAGGTGTATCTCGATCGCGAGGAACCCTTTCAGTGCGCCGGCATGGTGGCCGAGAATTTTTTCATCTTCCCCAATGGCCGGGTCTACCAGTGTCCCCTGTGCGAGGATCATCCCATCCATAGCTACCAGATCGAGGACAATCGGCTGGTGCATCGCGACGGCCTCAACGAGGACCGCTTCTTCCCCCTGACCATCCCCGAGGGCTGCGTGATGAACCGGCTGCTGCAACCGGACAACATCGCCTACCAGCCGGACGGCACCCCGGTCCATCGCATCTCCTGCTGCCTGCTCAAGCAGGAGGTTCTGCCGCTCATCTGA
- a CDS encoding nucleoside deaminase, translating into MPGCRSFPLFSLSCPMMSEHEQFMAVALEEARLALAEGEFPVGCAMVANNGIVARGRRHNSIEGYRNEIDHAEVVTLRRLIAEQPGLDLATVTVYTTMEPCLMCYATLLLSGIRSFVWAYEDVMGGGANLPLYMLNTLYAQMQVHLIDRVLRTESLRLFQQFFRTGTYWQDSLLARYTLAQTVEEDTP; encoded by the coding sequence ATGCCGGGTTGCCGGTCCTTTCCTCTTTTTTCTTTGTCTTGTCCAATGATGAGCGAACACGAACAGTTCATGGCCGTTGCCCTTGAGGAGGCGCGCCTGGCCTTGGCCGAGGGCGAGTTTCCAGTGGGTTGCGCGATGGTCGCAAATAACGGGATTGTGGCCCGGGGTCGCCGGCACAACAGCATCGAGGGGTACCGCAACGAAATCGACCATGCCGAGGTCGTCACGCTGCGACGGTTGATCGCCGAGCAACCGGGCCTGGATCTGGCGACGGTCACGGTGTACACGACCATGGAACCCTGTCTGATGTGCTACGCCACCCTGTTGCTCTCCGGGATCCGTTCCTTTGTCTGGGCCTACGAGGATGTCATGGGCGGCGGCGCCAATCTTCCCTTGTACATGCTCAACACCCTCTATGCCCAGATGCAGGTCCATCTGATCGACCGGGTGCTGCGCACCGAGAGCCTCCGTCTCTTTCAGCAATTTTTCCGTACCGGCACCTACTGGCAGGACAGTCTCCTGGCCCGCTACACCCTGGCGCAGACCGTGGAGGAGGACACCCCATGA
- a CDS encoding SPFH domain-containing protein, which yields MGMDNVILLESLEWFDESGKELLHRLPERGSGEIKFGAQLTVRESQAAVLFYKGKACDAYGPGRHTLKTGNIPILTKILSAPWGLVSPLRAEVFFVNLKVFSDLKWGTRDPVAFRDAELGLVRLRAHGVFNIRVIQPVLLINTLAGTMGRSTTDQVEDYLRQVIVSRFNDYLGEHLHSLFDLPGRFDDIADGLQRRLTLDFARFGLALDRLYVTSITPPVEVQQAIDDRSRMAVIEDMDNFVRMKAAMAMEKAAASGGEAGAGLGLGLGMMMPAMFAGLQTNTTRPGGRPPEVECRECDNMIPANARFCPFCGHQQLLSQQCVHCGKNLPPNASFCPRCGHPAAERAKEIVCGQCRATNLPEAVFCNQCGDKLR from the coding sequence ATGGGTATGGACAATGTTATTTTGCTGGAGTCCCTCGAGTGGTTCGACGAGAGCGGCAAGGAGCTGCTCCATCGTCTGCCCGAGCGGGGTTCGGGAGAAATCAAGTTCGGCGCGCAGCTGACCGTGCGCGAAAGCCAGGCAGCGGTGCTGTTCTACAAGGGCAAGGCCTGCGATGCCTACGGCCCCGGCCGCCATACCCTCAAGACCGGCAATATCCCGATCCTGACCAAAATTCTGTCCGCGCCCTGGGGGCTGGTCAGCCCACTGCGGGCCGAAGTCTTTTTTGTCAACCTCAAGGTGTTCAGCGACCTCAAGTGGGGCACCCGCGATCCGGTTGCCTTCCGCGACGCCGAACTGGGGTTGGTGCGGCTCCGCGCCCACGGGGTGTTCAACATCCGCGTGATCCAGCCGGTACTCCTGATCAACACCTTGGCCGGCACCATGGGCCGCTCCACCACCGATCAGGTCGAGGACTACCTGCGCCAGGTGATCGTTTCCCGATTCAACGACTACCTGGGTGAGCACCTTCATTCGCTCTTTGACCTGCCGGGCCGCTTTGACGATATCGCCGATGGCTTACAGCGTCGGCTGACCCTGGATTTCGCCCGTTTCGGCCTGGCCCTGGACCGGCTCTACGTGACCTCGATCACTCCGCCCGTCGAGGTGCAGCAAGCCATCGACGACCGTTCACGGATGGCGGTGATCGAGGATATGGACAATTTTGTCCGCATGAAGGCGGCCATGGCCATGGAAAAGGCGGCGGCCAGCGGCGGCGAAGCCGGCGCCGGTCTGGGTCTGGGCTTAGGGATGATGATGCCGGCCATGTTCGCTGGTCTGCAGACCAACACCACCCGCCCCGGCGGTAGGCCCCCCGAAGTCGAATGCCGGGAATGCGACAACATGATTCCGGCCAATGCCCGCTTCTGCCCCTTCTGCGGCCATCAGCAGTTGCTCAGCCAGCAGTGCGTCCACTGCGGCAAGAACCTGCCGCCCAACGCCTCCTTCTGTCCCCGTTGCGGCCACCCGGCCGCGGAACGGGCCAAGGAGATCGTGTGCGGGCAGTGCCGTGCCACCAACCTGCCGGAAGCGGTTTTCTGCAACCAGTGCGGCGACAAGCTGCGCTGA
- a CDS encoding bifunctional nucleoside/nucleotide kinase/histidine phosphatase family protein, with translation MKRKLVIVMVGLPARGKSTMARKLGRTLELDGITVRIFNNGELRRKLDTDKTTSSSEFFSPANVQGKEMRERISRMNIELAQAFLREGGEVAIMDASNVTRERRQTLVAAFPDLPLCFIECLNADEEALEANLERKVGLKEFCHLSREKALESFVKRIAYYESIYEPLDTEPNRILLDSFDSCILQERITDVLPYYDRIRDILTTRIVRNLFLVRHGETYYNREDRIGGDSDLTDKGLEQAHALAEHFATVRIPIIFTSNYKRTLQTATPIAERQDPCSIIALPEFNEIHAGVCEGMTYEEIRRQMPHVAKARGPNKYRYVYPEGEGYATMEERVHRGLKKVFFLNNYDENIMIVGHRAVNRMILSCFLSRQEEEIPYIYMPQDRYYHIQIDPHKRLFELVPYKNAPPGGGRW, from the coding sequence ATGAAACGGAAACTGGTCATTGTCATGGTTGGCTTGCCGGCCCGCGGCAAATCGACCATGGCGCGCAAGCTCGGCCGCACCCTGGAGCTGGATGGCATCACCGTGCGCATCTTCAACAACGGTGAGCTGCGGCGTAAACTCGACACCGACAAGACCACCTCTTCCTCGGAATTCTTTTCCCCGGCCAATGTCCAGGGCAAGGAGATGCGGGAACGCATCTCGCGGATGAACATCGAGCTGGCCCAAGCCTTCCTCCGCGAAGGCGGCGAGGTGGCGATCATGGATGCGAGCAACGTCACCCGCGAGCGCAGGCAAACCCTGGTTGCTGCCTTTCCCGATCTGCCGCTGTGCTTCATCGAATGCCTCAACGCCGATGAGGAGGCCCTGGAAGCCAACCTGGAACGCAAGGTCGGTCTCAAGGAATTTTGTCATCTCAGCCGGGAAAAGGCCCTGGAGAGCTTTGTCAAGCGGATTGCCTACTACGAGTCGATCTACGAACCGCTGGACACCGAACCCAACCGCATCTTGTTGGATTCCTTTGATTCCTGCATCCTCCAGGAGCGGATCACCGATGTGTTGCCCTACTACGACCGCATTCGCGACATCCTCACCACCCGAATCGTGCGCAACCTTTTCCTGGTGCGTCACGGCGAAACCTATTACAACCGCGAGGACCGCATCGGCGGCGACTCCGACCTCACGGACAAGGGGCTGGAACAGGCCCATGCCTTGGCCGAGCATTTTGCCACCGTCCGTATCCCGATCATCTTCACCAGCAACTACAAACGGACCCTGCAGACCGCCACCCCGATCGCCGAGCGCCAGGACCCCTGCTCGATCATCGCCCTGCCCGAATTCAACGAGATCCACGCCGGCGTCTGCGAAGGCATGACCTACGAGGAGATCCGGCGGCAGATGCCGCATGTGGCCAAGGCGCGAGGGCCCAACAAGTACCGCTACGTCTACCCCGAGGGCGAGGGCTACGCCACCATGGAGGAGCGGGTGCACCGGGGCTTGAAAAAGGTCTTTTTCCTCAATAATTACGACGAGAACATCATGATCGTCGGTCATCGGGCGGTCAACCGGATGATCCTCTCCTGTTTCCTCTCCCGTCAGGAGGAGGAAATCCCCTATATCTACATGCCCCAGGACCGCTACTATCACATCCAGATCGATCCGCACAAACGGTTGTTCGAACTGGTGCCCTACAAGAACGCGCCGCCAGGCGGCGGCCGCTGGTAG
- the pepN gene encoding aminopeptidase N, translating into MTTQKKETFLKEYTPPAYLVDRLDLRVELDPQATRVRATLRCRPNTNTPVKQPLVLNGEQLELVRVALDGVELSATEFHFGDGLLTIAQVPDGPFMVETETRINPAGNTALEGLYLSSGNYCTQCEAEGFRTITCFPDRPDVMTVFTTTIVGDTASCPVLLSNGNLIDSGDLGDGRHYATWHDPFPKPCYLFALVAGDLVRISDTFTTRSGRQIDLHIYVEERNRNKCDHAMRALQKAMRWDELRFGREYDLDTYMIVAVDDFNMGAMENKGLNVFNSKYVLALPETATDTDYEGIEGVIAHEYFHNWTGNRITCRDWFQLSLKEGLTVFRDQEFTADMISRPVKRIQDANIIRSFQFREDSGPMAHPVRPPSFVEINNFYTLTVYNKGAEVIRMLHTLLGPETFRRGMDLYFERHDGQAVTCDDFVAAMADAWGKDLTQFKRWYSQAGTPELTVRADYDPAARQLILTVEQTCPPTRESAEKLPFFMPLAVGLLDAQGRAMPLENAPDATTRVLILSEAKQRFEFTNIASTPTISFLRNFSAPVKVRLDQSDEELGVLMAHDPDPFNRWDAGQKLGLHHLLAQIERHQQGQPVQVDDRLLHGLRNLLLDRDSDPAFLAMAMALPSENWIGQQMEVVDPVAIFAVRQQFRALIGQALRSELLQGYETLRIPGPYRYSALDAGKRALRNGCLAYLLAPPLDGVLDPCLLHKGVHQYRHADNMTDAIAALSCVVNADLATGTELLADFHAQWQHDPLVVDKWLILQAGCTLPGTLDRVKALTTHPSFTYKNPNKVRSLIATFCATNHGQFHAADGSGYDFLGDQVCLLDPLNPQIAARMLTPLTQWRRYDAGRQQLMRAQLERIGSQRSLSDDVKEVVERSLH; encoded by the coding sequence GTGACAACGCAAAAAAAAGAAACATTTCTCAAGGAATACACCCCGCCCGCTTATCTGGTCGATCGTCTCGACCTGCGGGTTGAACTCGATCCCCAGGCCACCCGGGTGCGGGCCACTCTCCGCTGCCGGCCCAACACCAACACCCCGGTCAAGCAGCCGCTGGTGCTCAACGGCGAGCAGCTGGAACTGGTGCGGGTCGCGCTTGACGGTGTCGAACTCAGCGCCACGGAATTCCATTTCGGCGACGGCCTGCTGACCATCGCCCAGGTGCCGGACGGTCCCTTCATGGTGGAAACCGAAACCCGGATCAATCCGGCCGGCAACACCGCCCTGGAAGGCTTGTACCTCTCCTCGGGCAACTATTGCACCCAATGCGAGGCGGAAGGGTTCCGCACCATCACCTGCTTTCCGGACCGGCCGGACGTGATGACCGTATTCACCACCACGATCGTCGGCGACACGGCCAGCTGCCCGGTGTTGCTCTCCAATGGCAACCTGATCGACTCGGGCGACCTGGGCGACGGCCGCCACTACGCCACCTGGCATGATCCCTTCCCCAAGCCCTGCTATCTCTTTGCCCTGGTGGCCGGCGACCTGGTGCGCATCAGCGATACCTTCACCACCCGTTCCGGCCGGCAGATCGATTTGCACATCTATGTGGAGGAGCGCAACCGGAACAAATGCGACCACGCCATGCGCGCCCTGCAAAAGGCCATGCGCTGGGACGAGCTCCGCTTCGGCCGCGAGTACGACCTCGACACCTACATGATCGTGGCGGTCGATGATTTCAATATGGGCGCCATGGAAAACAAGGGGCTGAACGTGTTCAACTCCAAGTATGTGCTCGCTTTGCCCGAAACCGCCACCGACACCGACTACGAAGGCATCGAAGGAGTGATCGCCCACGAGTATTTCCATAACTGGACCGGCAACCGCATCACCTGCCGCGACTGGTTCCAGCTCAGCCTCAAGGAAGGGTTGACCGTATTTCGCGACCAGGAGTTCACCGCCGACATGATCTCGCGACCGGTCAAGCGCATCCAGGACGCCAACATCATCCGCTCGTTCCAGTTCCGCGAGGACAGCGGCCCCATGGCCCACCCGGTGCGGCCGCCCTCGTTTGTCGAGATCAACAATTTCTACACTCTCACCGTCTACAACAAAGGCGCCGAGGTGATCCGCATGCTCCACACCCTGCTCGGCCCGGAGACCTTCCGCCGAGGCATGGACCTCTATTTCGAACGCCACGACGGTCAGGCCGTGACCTGCGACGATTTTGTCGCCGCCATGGCCGATGCCTGGGGCAAGGACCTGACCCAGTTCAAACGCTGGTATTCGCAGGCCGGCACCCCGGAACTCACGGTCCGGGCCGACTACGACCCGGCCGCCCGGCAGCTGATCCTTACAGTGGAGCAGACCTGTCCGCCCACCCGGGAAAGCGCCGAGAAGCTCCCCTTCTTCATGCCGCTGGCCGTGGGCCTGCTCGATGCCCAGGGGCGCGCGATGCCCCTGGAGAACGCGCCCGACGCCACTACCAGGGTACTGATCCTCTCGGAGGCCAAACAGCGGTTTGAATTCACCAATATCGCCAGCACTCCCACGATCTCGTTTCTCCGCAACTTTTCCGCGCCGGTCAAGGTCCGCCTCGACCAGTCCGACGAGGAACTGGGAGTGTTGATGGCGCACGACCCCGATCCCTTCAACCGCTGGGATGCGGGCCAAAAACTCGGCCTGCACCATCTGCTGGCGCAGATCGAACGGCATCAACAGGGCCAACCGGTACAGGTGGACGACCGTCTGCTCCACGGCCTGCGCAATCTGCTGCTCGACCGCGACTCCGATCCGGCCTTCCTGGCCATGGCCATGGCCCTGCCCTCGGAAAACTGGATCGGCCAGCAGATGGAGGTCGTCGATCCGGTGGCCATCTTCGCGGTCCGTCAACAGTTCCGCGCCCTGATCGGCCAGGCCCTGCGGAGCGAGCTGCTCCAGGGCTACGAAACCCTGCGCATCCCCGGCCCCTACCGCTACAGCGCCCTCGACGCCGGCAAACGGGCCCTGCGCAACGGCTGCCTGGCCTATCTGCTGGCGCCCCCCCTGGATGGCGTGCTCGATCCCTGCCTGTTGCACAAGGGCGTCCACCAGTACCGGCATGCCGACAACATGACCGATGCCATCGCCGCCCTGAGCTGCGTGGTCAATGCCGACCTGGCCACCGGAACCGAGTTGCTGGCCGATTTCCACGCCCAATGGCAGCACGATCCGCTGGTGGTCGACAAGTGGCTGATCCTCCAGGCCGGCTGCACCCTGCCCGGTACCCTGGACCGGGTCAAGGCCCTGACCACGCACCCCAGCTTCACCTACAAGAACCCCAACAAGGTCAGGTCGCTGATCGCCACCTTTTGTGCCACCAACCACGGCCAGTTCCATGCCGCCGATGGCTCCGGATACGACTTCCTCGGCGATCAGGTCTGCCTGCTCGATCCGCTCAATCCGCAGATTGCCGCCCGGATGCTCACCCCGTTGACCCAATGGCGCCGCTACGATGCCGGCCGCCAGCAGCTGATGCGCGCCCAACTCGAACGCATCGGCTCGCAACGCTCGCTCTCCGACGACGTCAAGGAGGTGGTGGAAAGATCGTTGCACTAA
- a CDS encoding GlsB/YeaQ/YmgE family stress response membrane protein, giving the protein MGILSWIVMGLIVGIIAKLIMPGEDPGGFFMTIVLGIAGAFVGGLIGSFLGWGTVTGFNLGSLALAVGGSLLLLLFYRSRKKKQ; this is encoded by the coding sequence ATGGGCATTCTGTCGTGGATCGTCATGGGACTGATCGTCGGGATCATCGCCAAACTCATCATGCCGGGTGAAGACCCGGGCGGATTTTTCATGACCATCGTGCTCGGGATAGCCGGGGCATTCGTCGGCGGTTTGATCGGCTCCTTTCTCGGCTGGGGAACGGTGACCGGATTCAACCTGGGCAGCTTGGCCCTGGCCGTGGGCGGCTCCCTGCTGCTGTTGCTGTTCTATCGGTCCCGCAAAAAGAAACAATAG